aggtagagcagagtctaactggggaagtatacctccgctttacaaaagaccgcagtcaagtagcactagaccttactcattgttgtgttcctgccggtgagtaaggcagccagagctcaacgagggtgcggtatgctgacaacggaagtaattaggacaatagattgtcctttgaatcgtcggcacccaggccccttctaagtacatatttgtacaagtttctaatgagtcgagtcggcaacgcatatgtgctagtggcaggcgtccataggttacagtgaccgctttccatcaggcggaccgtatgcgtgtttgccacctacgtggtacaaaaaaaactctcgacgaattcaccttaaacattaaaaactaaatcaaaatcgattgattcgttcgggagcttcatagccacagacatacagacatgtcaagcgtcaaacctattattattataacactccgtcgtttttgcgttggtggttaaaaacaagaaacctccttcaaaactataataaaacacaactttctaagaaaattggtcaagtgcgagtcggatttcaacatttccatacaaaaaggtcatgagcgcctgacgaaatgtaatggcaacgtacactaaatttcgtactttaaagattttgcgtatattttgaaaactataagagatagagcaaatagaccaGATTTTGGTTGtaggtggcacaatttttttgttttcgtatatatacacctttttttggacctatgtgggcaatattatggtcagtgaagttctaaacggtcttaagtgcctcctttttagtaggaacttaagtcattttggaaaatgttttttttttttaacaatttttaaaGCAAAACGAAACAAAAGttgatttctttatacctgtccaacgcgcttaaacaattttaagacgtttagtaactacttgcagcggcagtgagtgaaattcgtaatctgagttttttttctcttaagtccgacttacgcttgactgtagatttctaataggttttcctgtaatctacaggtagagggctatctcgtgtatttttttgaaaattttacgctaagttgtttcggagataagggggggaatggtcattttttgcttattttcttaaattacttctaaattaccaaaataaaaaatataaaaaaaatatatttcagatgctgataaaatgctctttcatttgatatgtaacaaaAGATCCCTCATCCTTACCTACCCGTCATTAAAGTCATTGGTTTTCTTTGAGGTCATTCACTTTAACAAACACATGCTCAGAGTTGGTACTTATTCTATAGAGATATACTATTAAATACAAAATTCTTGGTCCTTTAAATGTATTGATTGTTTATAAAGGCCTTTAATGTCATGAATAGGGACTTGTATGGGATCAGAAAGTAAGGTGACCTTTTGACACTTGCTGGCGCTTTAATATTTACGGTAAAATATCGAGAAAAATCATTTACAAACACACAAATAGATGACACTACCTGTTGGGCTTATTCAGATAGTCATTTTTCTTGTTATGATTTTTAATTTGAATGAAAAAATTGGGTATTAGAGTTTCTCTCTTTTAATATAGTGTGGATGTGACTAGGTATATTTTGATCGTGTCTCttgataggtaggtacatacaacGGTAtatcaaaacctcagacaccccaactgattttatttttttaaactcatctagagtattcatcttttaatctgatggttactttttttttaaattgaatttttaattttctgtactacttgacttttagctctacactcattaaaataattgctaactaccatcataaactataaaactatttatttgtgtacgttactgcaacgacataccaatagacagctaagatgtcactgtaaaacactttaaagctttgccacagtaaacttcaaattggacaggtaatcgcagtaagctttaaacccaatattaaaaatgacaaggttgtaattaggtacgagttcaatttgttatgacttatgataaacattaagattaaactgacaaacaacgtcaaactcgtggcggaaaaaataatcgtccaagtaaccagccagtattaatacccccaaatactgaaaaacgtaaacaacctctagcaatgcacatggcacataaaaaataactaataatactaatttaaacaaaaatattacccccatcaagatatagctcaatcgattctactctcgattctgaacaaacggttttcaggtttttagtgttaagtgaaacgcGGTGTATAAGTAGCTAATTTATTAGGTAGTTATAACAGAAATAACTGTTTCAACGTAGTATATGAGTACTATCTAAGAGTAAGTACCTAAGTGTAATGTagatattatgtatttttactaGTTTACGTAACAAATAACTACTGGTAATTACTGTAACTATGTCAAAAGTTATTCATTGTATCATGTCATgtgtattttttctttctttgtaaatgacgatccttattgggagacacaattattttcatttagaatttataacgtaatttttgacgatcatgatgagaagataaacataattttgacgtgtagcaaatttatagtgacACGGCGATTTTTATCATGAAGCGgtgaaatctaaatctaaatcagatttagactttatttgcaaaaatggtTATACTTTTGACGTTTTTTAGCCAATTTCAAatctcgcgatgggaccagtacCTAATTATGAATATTACCATTTTTATGGAAATTTAATTGATGAGATGAGAGTGGGGTATTTGGAACTTATTCAGTTGCATACAGTCGCCGGCTTAAGTAAGttatgatttttgtaccttgtagcttttaatcgtttgacaattttgtATGATATTTCAATCACcacgttaaagtgacaaggtacagaaatcatcacttatttatgccggtgactctacgatataaaaagtaaataaaaaataagggAAACAAAAGCTCTATAGATCTATTATATGTGCCTATTTGAACTGTCATAATCATATATTCTTTCCGATAACTTTGTAATAAACTATCAATATAATGCTTTCCCTTTGCCCCCACTCTTGAACATGTTtcgcatttgttttgtttaggtggtaaaaagaaaaagtagaagaacAATTTGTGAGAAGGACGTCGGGGCTGGAAGTTTTTGTCAAGTCAAATCAAACCTAATGTTTAAGGTCtcctttttcttttttcttatcACTTTTATACTTAGTAACCTGAGGTAAATGccgtttatttaaaatatcttAATTTTAGTGATCTTACTTTGAACATGGTGCGTTGCAAATGTTGCAATAGGTTTAAAAAGTTATGTTTAGAGGATGACGCTTTTAATTCTAATTAAATTAGAGGGTGCTATGGTctttgtatagattactcattatgagagataatttcgacctcagcagctgtAACATGGGTAGCCGTGAGgaaacaggcatctgccgcgattacAGAGTACGCTGCGCGCTGttgggcaatcatggtcgcgcgataaattataaaacatcgagccgtccctattgcacttacaaatagtgcgatagggacagccaactgttttatcatttatcgcgcgaccataattgcctgcctgtttcgattccagcctcaggcactgaaagccttggtcactttttttttcatatgtgtaatttatttcggttttaatgacGCTTTTACCTCgagttaaataaatataggtacttatagttAGAGATTCAAGTTAAACAGTGGATTGCGATACGCCGGAAGAAGCCGTTAGATCAAATAAAAGTTCGTTCTGCCGGCCTAATGACAGTACAGCGTCAAGCTTCGTGGCGATCAaaaatcgaaacgcagtctgtcacTAGCCAGCACAATCGCTCGAAACGCtcagtagatatctatctctatcgcgcttgcgtatggcgcgacagagccagcggcgtatcgctttcgtaaggcccagccacgacattggcctAAGCGCGACAGCACTTTTAAACTGTATTTGCACTAAGCtagtgagcggcagccatacgtgcgaatgaaaagtcccatcgctgagTCTCGCTCCAGTgaatggccgccgctcaccgctgacgcgcttagaccaatgtcgtggctgggccgtaagagcTATAGACAAAGCTAGCTAGCTATGATACGCTTACGAATCTTAAGCGATTGTGAGGACTAAGAAGAAGCAAAACCTTTCTTCTAAATGATCTAGCTTAGTGCAAATACGTTTTAAAAGTGCTACAAATACTTAGTGTAAGGCCAGAGTGGACGCTCGGCGGGGCGGGCCAACGTGCGTCAACCCtacgcagcgtcgactcaggacacttgtatgagcttcgattgtttgacatgcacgccgcacgccccgtcCCGCTGCACCCCCAATATGAGAGTGCCACCATAGatgaataagtaagggaagatcAGTATAAGTCCATACATcattgtataggcatagttaagtgacatctagcgacaatcacgcgtcaatcacgcgtcaactagcgtaaattatcagtactgctacttgtcaatagatgtcgcgacgaacgaagtctaatgctcaccaatttttagctaatattacaatagtattaatcagtattctgttttcaattccttctgcagcttgtaatataagttgtaatgtaagctgttctaatattaaattattggcAGAGAAGACGCCGTCGCCGTTGCCATCTAGTATCGAATAGTGGTACTGATatttcacgctatttgacgcgtgattgtcgctagatgtcactatgcctatacaaataacccgcatttactgatgtatggagttagaGGTACAATTCTTCCCTTAATTGTTCCTTTATGGTGCCACAGACCATGGTTCTCTGTGAGTGCACTTGGACCTATACACTTAGAGATAAACGATATCTACataaatttacaaaaattacaGAAGTACAATCTTGttgtaataatataatgatGTTTTTTGTTGCAGGATAACCTGGAATCATGTAACTTATATACTGCGCTTATAGTGTTATGTTCAACTTATTGTTTATGGGAAAATATATACTCGACATTACGTGTACatttcattttttgtaaaggtaaaaaaacgtttaatattttaatttcataCTAAGTTAGTCATTGGTGTAAAggtaccattttttttaaaaaaacgtttagttaatattttaatactGGTGAAACTTTTTGTAGGGCACAGCACCATACGAATCTAACTTAGTATGGACAAAAAGTTaccatagtgttgtgttcctgccggtgagtaaggctagAGCTAATGCGGTGTGGCTGATGACGGGTGCTTACGGAACTAATTGTTCCGTCTCCTTTAccacttgtacattccttttttttaatatgaaattcATAGCAAGTTTAGTAGCTCACACATCAAAATTACACCTTATACAAAAACCTGAAGATTTAATTGACAAAGTACACACTTATTAATAGCGTGATATGGACGGCctgatttatcatttatcgcgcgaccatgtttgCATGCCGGAATACTTATAGAGTATAGACCCAAGAAAGCGTTTTTGGGTCTATAAGTATTTCAGTATAGCTACTTATTGGCTTTAAAATAAGCGTAAGCGTAATgttggttttatttatttgcgctaaggtttacataataatataatccgCCTGCAGTACACGATAGTGTCCAACTAGCTCAGTAATATAGAGGGTAATAAAAGCAGAGTATTTACAGTTCACGGACATATATGGTCGCTTCGGCATTGTTGTCTTTGGCAGAGTTTCCATTGCGCTATTTTGGCCGATTGCTTGACTTTATCTACCGGGTAATTCCACGAAAGAGTAATGTGTTTGCGTGTTTGTTTAAATAGTGCAAATTTACCTATAAGTAGGTATCATTATATCTGAGGATTAAAAATAAGCTTATCCAGCATTTTTGAAATTTCAAGAATGTTCAAAATGGCCACGAAATGGTCATTTTTAACGTCATAACGGCAGAACgtctaccgatggttagttaaGTGTACTATCAGCCAcgacaacactgttagctgtaaaaaaatataatttttaacgtcATAACGGCATAACgtctaccgatggttagttaaGTGTTGCTGTTAGTGCCTACATGAAATTCTTTTTTTCCATTTCAAGTCAGATTTTGGCcataaaatatgaaaacaatttatgatttctattaatttatttaaaactggGAGATCATCTTATCCCTAAAGATGACGCATATAGGGAACTGCTCTCATCCCAATCAAGTTGTCCATGCTAGGGTAGAAGCCGTTTATGGGCATATAAGTCTGATGGTTTATAAAATATGGCGGTAAAGCGCCTGACGGCATAACAGAAGGTTCGCAGGGGTCCACAGCAGGCTCCACAACTGGTATTAAAGGCTTAGGTAACTTTGGCAGCTGAGGCACAACCAACACCTCTCCAACGCAAGGATCTTCAGGTTTGATCATGGGAGAAGAGATTTCTACACGTACTGGAATATTTGAAGCTGTAGGTAACTCAGGAACAGGCATTAATGGGAATGGAACCTCTGGAATTGCAATAGGAATATCTTCAGGACAAGGAGTAATTATGGGATCTTTTGCGGGAAGCTCCGGGACTACAAACACTGACTCTTTTGGTATCTCCATTGGCTGGTAGCTAATTTCAGGAACTATTTCAATCGGCAGGGGCACAGGAGCTGGCAGTGGGGTATACTCAGGAGCAGGTGCCATGGGAATCTGCACAGGTATAGAAGCTTCTTTCTTCGGCATTTGGGCACTAAAAATTCTGGCAGTACAGGGGGTTGTGGAACGTTGACAGGCAGAACTTCAGGAACGATTATTTCGTCAAGACATGGTTCTGGTAGTGGTACGATTTCTTGTACAGCAGGCATTGCGACTGTGGGCAGTTCTGGTGCAACTGGTGCTTCTTGTATAACGGGTTCAGGTATAGCGACAACGGTAGGCTCTTCAATCGGCATTGGAAGTGGAATGAACTCTGGCGACAGCGTCTCAGGAAAACGAACATCAATTCTGACAGTTAACTCAGGCATTACAAGAGCAGGGAACTCTGCCGCTTGCGGTACTATTACTGGCAGCCCTGGCTGAGGGATTTCTTGAACAATTTCTTCGTTGACACAAGGTTCAGTTTCTACGATCTGGGGCAAAACGGGCATGGCTTGTGGAGGTAAGGCTGGCGCTACAGGAATATTCACAATAGGCATTTCAGGTGCAAAAACGGGTTCAATAACCGGCATTGGTGGTACATAGTCTGGAACAGGGTTTTCTTCAACAGCCGGGAGTTCAGGCATCACGAATGTTGGTAGTTCGGGGGGCTGTGGTACTACAATAGGCTTATCCGGGATCGCAACTACTTCATCCAAACAAGGTTCAGGTTGAATTTCGGGCACAACAGGCATTATAACTGGTAGTGCGGGAATATCCATAGCTGTAGTTTCTGCTACTAAAGCAGGCTCGCAAGGTTCAGCAAGTGAAGGGGTTGCTACCATCACAGGGTTGAACTGTGGAATCAGAACTGGCGCTTGAGGAGCAACCACGGGTTTCTCTGCTATTGGCAAGTGTATAGCCTGAGGGTCATCACATTCCACGTCTGGTTGAATGTAAGGAGCGATGTACGGAGGATAGTGGTCCAGGCTGCCTGGCAAAGCAGGCATGAGGACCATCTGGGGATGGAATTTTGGCCTTTGTATTACGCGGCCTGATGTGACAGACGCGAATATAAACAGTATCACGGTTTTCGAAACCTGAAACAATTTGCAAAATAATtagtaaattattttctataaaatttcaaacctgtaaaactatgtacctacttattacaaactcaaaaaaataaataatgaggTTAACAACATCATCTTGGAACTTTCGTGGTTTGACATTGTAACATACTTTTTCTAGATGAATAAAACAAACTCAGAATTAAAGAAGTAAAAAGTAATCAAATATctcaaaactaaattaaaactcTAAATAAATTTGATCAAAGAAAAGTTTTACCATGATTAGTGTAGTTTGTGGACAAAAGTAGAAGATGTTATGATCGATTAAAAAACTTCGCAACAATTTATAGCTTTTTGATTATTTCGAAATGTAGGAATACGAGTATTGTACTGTGCAATTATTAAAACTTGATCGAGTGTTTAAGTAAATGAGTAATTAATATGCTATTTATCACTTCATTTGTTTTTCAATGATGTTGCTTAGCTTAGCTATACATTAGTTATACATTAGTATCTTGACAATCGAGTATTTAATCGATTTTTATAGTTCCGTGCCcaaaaattaattgtattaattATGTTCAACTGGTTTAAATTTAATGAATCTGAGTTATTAATTCAATTGTTTGCCTACTATGTAGTAAGAACCTTAATAAACCTCTGGGTCATAATCCATCCTAAATCCTATAACATCCAATTTAGGTTACGAAAAGAGTATCCTAATGGAGCATTATTTAATCGCTGCCCCAAATTCAGGTCCCAAAACCCATCTCAATTGTTACACCATAAATGGCAATTATGGCAATCAGTGCCAATCATTACAGTAATATGATTCTGGCCTCGAGGGAGTTACtgccttataaaaaatatatattaactatatataacttcttataagctaactagcttttgcacgcggcttcgctcgcgttagaaagagacataaagtaccctatgtcactctccatcccttcaactatctccacttaaaaaaatcacgtcaattcgtcgctccattttgccgtgaaagacggacaaacaaacagacacacacactttcccatttataatattagcatggacTAAAGCCATAGAAAAAACGCATGTGCCTCGGTACCGGCACcttcaagaaaaaaaatttcgcgTTTAGATGGCGACACTGATAATGATAaatctttaataattttaacacatgagtGAAATGATGTAGTTGAAAATTGTTAAAAGATGGCAGTAAAGTAtaatgttttatcaaaattgCTGTCAACTTATCTTCGTCTGAgtacaaatttccttttcaaaagtgtatcgtatgacgtttttcagtatagatTGAAGTTTCTGAAGtttctgaagtttcgacctcataagatctggtgccgtagcagaatggcatttctgcgacgcgaaacgaaaacgaaacgccgcgaaaggtagtctggctctgtcgcgccaatacgcaagagcgatagagatagatatctacgagcgtttcgtttcgtgagcgtttgtgccattcggctacgcaccctgaaccACTTTGACTATTAGTGCGGGCAAAAAGCAATTCGTAACTCGtctgtcgtgttttaatttatcgccactcgcttaaaacttccttttttccgcacttatatcgtaatgcactagtttagtttagtttagttttagtttatttattcaagaacaATTTGACATCGTGTTTGAATGTGtatgtacaataaatattaaccTAGTATGTTTATATATACagtaaaataatacaaacaaaaccatattatacaataaatacCCCTTATACTACTATACTTActtgttaaataaaacaatgataaaaaaactacttctctaaacaataaaaaactacttaactatttctcaaacatgcaatgaaatattgtctttacgttccttaaaatgggctgggaagtatcgctttttgggcgcaacaactcgagaggactgtaaagggaatccatattattttttaggcctaggcctgcaaagtaacttttttttataaaatattgtcctttagagcattttttatttatttcattgtatgtttgagaaaagcactatacatgcctcggcgtgaaaacggattcccggcctcgtatccctatccggtatagtatatacccacttggccggaaatccttattttcccggcctctgatgtaatgtaaggtgaggttgccaacaatgagccaccaaaaatttaaatcttaataagtcagtcataataggtccaaattcaattatttttattcagtgcatttgttatttatctagctctaaattttcatcattattttttaataaaactgaatagaagtcgagatattttagtttttttaaaagatgaacaatggctcattgtgtacaatctctggtacagactgaaccggtactatgtattcaatgaaccggcctagtacacaatgaacctaccattatataattgcatagtttttgataaataattgcaaaatatacaaactgatttaggtaaatatggggcaatttaataaatacaacatttacaatgtcaaaaatgcttatttatttaaactaagagtagtttactaatgtaatcgtcacaatattcttcgttatatgaaaaataaagtcttgcacttcaaaaaacttaaataatatatgtattatcatatatttttgtactatacatatagtaacgttatatttatattaactcttaaacatggcaaaagttgtacaaaatagaccttccaaaggctaactagagaattacctagagaacctcctggttcattgagtactctagccttgtggttcaatgtgtgctagatatacattttcactttttaaattcggtaaaaaataaacggcacaagaaagccgcatcagtgaatgtcaaaaagatagagaaatagtcactccgcacaactgattaattagataaatcaaacataactacattctgagaaaataaaaaaactaaatacttaatttttttctgttttcttgtccaaaatcacaaaatacttcactaaacgtgcaatttcaacgcggaccggccgccgactggggagcgagcgggggaaccttagcggcgcgtgcctatgttcgcagtgcagtttggcaacgtcgcattttcgaataaaaccgTTGGTTCCTTGTGTACCACTGGTTCTCTGTTGCCCACCTTACCCTACTATTTCTGCCCTCCAGCTGTAAAACGTCGAATTTCAGGCACCTGCGTTAAACGACGTTACCGCTTCCAGGCTCCGTTAGACAGAAATGTAGTATAAACACCTTCGCCTAAAAAACCATCAcattatgacgaccggtctggcctagcgcgtagttaccctgcctgctacgccgcggtcccgggttcgaatcccggtaagggcatttatttgtgtgatgaacacagatatttgttcctgagtcatggatgttttctatgtatgtatttgtatattatatatatcgttgtctgagttccTGCAACacgagccttcttgagcttaccgtgggactcagtcaatctgtgtaagaatgtgctataatatttatttatttatttattaatatctgggcgaccgagcttcgctcagttctattttaatatatcacgtctttagataaaaaaaaactcttataaatacaaaaacaaaaaaaagacaaaaaacaaaaacttaatttctgacacctacgatctatctgcatacattagaccgacctcgtacgactgagctaagcggaatcgatgcgcgcgcggcgaaattaacgaccatattttacgtttactaacgcgaaagaaaaactcatgaaaactcgaaaattcgcgttttccgggatctaaggctacgctagatcgatttttcacccccgaaaacccccacataacaaatttcagcgaaatcgttagagcggtttacGAGATCGtct
Above is a window of Leguminivora glycinivorella isolate SPB_JAAS2020 chromosome 19, LegGlyc_1.1, whole genome shotgun sequence DNA encoding:
- the LOC125236771 gene encoding protein PELPK1-like; translated protein: MVLMPALPGSLDHYPPYIAPYIQPDVECDDPQAIHLPIAEKPVVAPQAPVLIPQFNPVMVATPSLAEPCEPALVAETTAMDIPALPVIMPVVPEIQPEPCLDEVVAIPDKPIVVPQPPELPTFVMPELPAVEENPVPDYVPPMPVIEPVFAPEMPIVNIPVAPALPPQAMPVLPQIVETEPCVNEEIVQEIPQPGLPVIVPQAAEFPALVMPELTVRIDVRFPETLSPEFIPLPMPIEEPTVVAIPEPVIQEAPVAPELPTVAMPAVQEIVPLPEPCLDEIIVPEVLPVNVPQPPVLPEFLVPKCRRKKLLYLCRFPWHLLLSIPHCQLLCPCRLK